A genomic stretch from Thiohalobacter sp. includes:
- the rpmI gene encoding 50S ribosomal protein L35 produces the protein MPKMKSNRGAAKRFKRTAKGGFKRIQSHRRHILTKKSSKRKRQLGTPARIAEADVAMVRRMLPYS, from the coding sequence ATGCCGAAGATGAAGTCCAACCGGGGCGCCGCCAAGCGCTTCAAGCGGACGGCGAAGGGCGGGTTCAAACGCATCCAGTCCCACCGTCGTCATATCCTGACCAAGAAGAGTTCCAAGCGGAAGCGCCAGCTCGGCACGCCCGCGCGGATCGCGGAAGCGGATGTGGCCATGGTGCGCCGCATGCTTCCCTACAGCTGA
- the rplT gene encoding 50S ribosomal protein L20: MARVKRGVVARERHKKVLKKAKGYYGARRKVFRVAKQAVIKAGQYAYRDRRQRKRQFRALWIARINAAARENGLSYSRLINGLKKAEVEIDRKVLADLAVHDKAAFAAVAEQAKAALGG; this comes from the coding sequence ATGGCACGCGTAAAACGTGGTGTGGTCGCCCGCGAGCGCCACAAGAAGGTTCTGAAGAAGGCCAAGGGCTACTATGGCGCACGCCGCAAGGTGTTCCGGGTTGCCAAGCAGGCCGTCATCAAGGCCGGGCAGTATGCCTATCGTGACCGCCGGCAGCGCAAGCGGCAGTTCCGCGCCCTGTGGATCGCCCGCATCAATGCGGCGGCCCGCGAGAACGGACTGTCCTACAGCCGCCTGATCAACGGTCTCAAGAAGGCCGAGGTGGAAATCGACCGCAAGGTGCTGGCGGACCTGGCCGTGCACGACAAGGCCGCCTTCGCCGCCGTTGCCGAGCAGGCCAAGGCCGCTCTGGGTGGTTGA